The following are encoded in a window of Podospora pseudoanserina strain CBS 124.78 chromosome 6, whole genome shotgun sequence genomic DNA:
- a CDS encoding hypothetical protein (EggNog:ENOG503NWW8; COG:Q), which yields MKISVRTTGLPLCRAALPGRAVRTMATAAVAAATHVSSGSSSPMSMPPRLFNVRAAQNARLPVQPASPPRQPTTTTITPQSQTHPLMPPGYIATTATLPTFTIPSVILPTPSHHLLAKSIISAFRRDGIIQIAQSPLQQRLCKEAMAASKKFFALPPEKKAACVDERSYGGYIASGEEVTDGIADYSEIFTITRDFAKTDSRVKAGWPCHGPVPWPENGGMRETMMRYKTELGEEGKRLVRLVEMGLGLEEGELGRWIGDDGKQGEGGWHHARVLRFPPRNKTNGKGKEGRGIGSHTDYGLLVISAQDEVGGLFIRRPSREERFANWEESAAGLREEEEGWVFVPPVGGTHTVILGDMMQYLTRNYLTATPHKVGLNTRERFAFAYFHEPSFQAVLKPLNGGVIPTDLDDSRKKDKGVHYGTHFTNMFIRNYPERITTKRLLAEGRYGLLERPELRTIGAVPTTTTVEKSV from the exons ATGAAGATCTCGGTCCGCACCACGGGTCTTCCCCTCTGCCGGGCTGCTCTACCCGGCAGAGCCGTCAGAACAATGGCCACAGCCGccgttgccgccgccacccaTGTCTCCTCAGGGTCGTCGTCACCCATGAGCATGCCACCACGCTTGTTCAACGTCCGAGCCGCGCAAAACGCCAGACTCCCTGTTCAACCTGCCTCACCCCCAcgccagcccaccaccaccaccatcaccccccaaagtcaaacccaccccctcatGCCCCCGGGCTACATCGCCACAActgccaccctccccaccttcaccatccccagcgtcatcctccccaccccatcccaccacctcctcgcaAAATCCATCATCTCGGCCTTCCGACGAGACGGCATAATTCAAATAGCCCAatcccctctccaacaacgccTCTGCAAAGAAGCAATGGCAGCCTCAAAGAAGTTCTTTGCACTCCCGCCCGAGAAAAAGGCGGCTTGCGTGGATGAACGGTCGTATGGGGGTTACATCGCCTCCGGGGAAGAGGTCACCGACGGCATAGCCGACTACAGCGAGATattcaccatcacccgcgATTTCGCCAAGACTGACTCGAGGGTCAAGGCGGGGTGGCCTTGTCATGGACCTGTTCCCTGGCCTGAGAATGGGGGAATGAGggagacgatgatgaggtaTAAGACCGAGCtaggggaggaagggaagaggttggtgaggttggtggagatggggttggggcttgaggagggggagctggggcgctggattggtgatgatgggaaacagggggagggggggtggcaTCACGCACGGGTCTTGCGGTTTCCTCCCCGGAACAAGACTaatgggaaagggaaggaggggagggggattggCTCGCACACGGATTATGGGCTGCTGGTTATCTCGGCGcaggatgaggttggggggttgtttattCGGCGGCCGAGtcgggaggagaggtttgcGAATTGGGAGGAGAGTGCTGCGGgcttgagggaggaggaggaggggtgggtttttGTCCCGCCTGTTGGGGGGACGCATACGGTTATTcttg GGGATATGATGCAGTACTTGACGAGAAACTACCTCACCGCAACGCCTCACAAGGTCGGCCTGAACACACGAGAGAGGTTCGCGTTTGCGTATTTTCACGAGCCGAGCTTTCAGGCTGTGTTGAAGCCCCTGAATGGTGGTGTCATCCCAACAGACCTAGACGacagcagaaaaaaagacaagggGGTGCACTACGGGACGCATTTCACGAATATGTTTATCAGGAATTATCCCGAGAGGATCACGACGAAGAGGTTGCTGGCCGAGGGGCGGtatgggttgttggagaggcCTGAGTTGAGGACTATTGGGGCGGTTCCTACTACCACCACTGTCGAGAAGTCGGTATGA